The proteins below come from a single Amphiura filiformis chromosome 15, Afil_fr2py, whole genome shotgun sequence genomic window:
- the LOC140171687 gene encoding LOW QUALITY PROTEIN: alpha/beta hydrolase domain-containing protein 17B-like (The sequence of the model RefSeq protein was modified relative to this genomic sequence to represent the inferred CDS: inserted 5 bases in 4 codons; substituted 1 base at 1 genomic stop codon), with product MNGLTFSELCCLFCCPPCPSRIAAKLAFXPPEPTYSIITDETGTKGTLHLTEKAEWQYSDRELESIEVFYSRNKRXNRIACMFVRCASNPKYTILFSHGNAVDIGQMSSFYIGLGSRINCNIFSYDYSGYGSSNGKPLERNLYSDIDCAWQALRSRYGISPENIILYGQSIGTVPTIDLASRYECAAVILHSRLCLVXGSFPDTKKTWWFDAFPSIDKASKVSSPVLVIHGTEDEVIDFSHGLAIXRRCQRTVEPLWVXGAGHNDGSYHGQYLNACGSSSRWNYRTCDYQWRMKQQRLQT from the exons ATGAACGGGCTAACGTTCAGCGAACTCTGCTGTCTGTTTTGTTGTCCTCCGTGCCCTTCACGGATAGCAGCGAAACTTGCAT TACCACCCGAGCCAACGTACTCAATCATCACCGATGAAACAGGCACAAAAGGTACGTTGCATCTCACCGAGAAGGCCGAATGGCAATATTCAGATCGAGAACTGGAATCTATTGAAGTGTTTTATTCACGCAACAAAC GAAACAGAATAGCATGCATGTTTGTACGCTGTGCCTCCAATCCCAAATACACCATTTTATTCAGTCATGGAAATGCTGTAGACATTGGACAAATGAGTAGTTTCTATATTGGGCTTGGATCTCGTATTAATTGCAACATCTTCAGTTATGATTACTCTGGGTATGGAAGTAGTAATGGTAAACCACTGGAACGTAACCTGTATTCAGACATTGATTGCGCTTGGCAGGCGTTACGATCACGGTATGGAATTAGTCCCGAGAATATTATCTTGTATGGACAGAGTATTGGAACAGTACCTACAATAGACCTTGCGTCTCGATATGAGTGTGCTGCCGTCATTCTACATTCCCGCTTATGTCTGGTATGAGGTAGCTTTCCGGATACAAAGAAGACATGGTGGTTTGATGCCTTTCCTAG TATCGACAAAGCATCCAAGGTATCATCGCCCGTCCTTGTCATCCACGGCACAGAAGATGAGGTTATCGACTTCTCCCATGGGCTAGCCAT TCGACGATGTCAGCGCACCGTGGAACCTCTATGGG GAGGCGCCGGGCATAACGACGGGAGTTATCACGGGCAATACTTGAACGCCTGCGGCAGTTCATCACGGTGGAACTACCGAACTTGTGACTACCAGTGGAGGATGAAGCAACAACGACTACAGACATAA